Below is a window of Elusimicrobiota bacterium DNA.
AAGCATTATGAAAAACCGCAGCGGCATCAACATCTTTCAAAAATTTGCTTGCTGCTTCCTGATTTTTAGTAACGATAGCTTCCGAATGTCCTGATCCGTATTTGTTTACGTGATTGATCGCCTCTTCTAAAGAATTCACTATTTTGACGGACAATATTTTGTCCAAATATTCCGTTGACCAGTCCTGATCGGTCGCCTCAACAACTGAAGGAACAACTTTTTTTGTTAAAGGACATCCCCTTACTTCCACCCCGTTTTTATTATATTCGGCGCAAAGATCCGGTAAAATTTTTTCGGCAACGTCTTTATGAACTAAAAGGCTTTCCATTGCATTGCATACTCCGGGCCTTTGGCATTTTGCATTAACAGCAATTTTTTTTGCCATTTCAAGGTCTGCATCCTTATCTATGTAAGTGTGGCAAAGCCCTTTCCCATGCGCAAGCACGGGAACCGTTGCGTGTTCCCGCACAAACTTTATCATTTCCTCGCCGCCGCGGGGAATTATCAAATCAATCAAATGGTCCAGCTTTATCATTTCTAAAATGGCTTCACGGTCTGTTGTTTCAATCAATTGAACAGAGCCTTCCGGCAATCCTGCAGAATACGCTGATTTTGCAATGATTTTTATTAACATGTGATTGGTATTAAAAGCTTCGGACCCCCCTCTTAATACCACCGCATTTCCCGCCTTAAGGCAAAGCCCGGTGGCGTCAATCGTTACGTTCGGCCGAGATTCGTAAATCATCCCAATAACACCTAAAGGTACCCTTACTTTTTGAATATGTATCCCAACCGGAGGTGTCCAGTCAGCAACAATTTCGCCAACAGGATCTTTTTGATCAACAACTTCTCTTAAACCCTGCGCCGCTGATTTAATTCTTTTTTCATCCATTAAAAGGCGGTCTACCAAAGCATCGCTGATCCCTGCTTCTTTTGCGGCTTCAACATCAATTTCATTATGAAAAAGAATGTCGTCTTTTTGCTTAATAATAGCGTCAGCTATTGCCACGAGTATTTTATTTTTATCGTCAGAAGAAAGGTTTGCCAACTTCCTTGAGGCAATCTTTGCGGTAGCAGCTTGCGCAATGATGGTTTTTTTCATCTGTTCAGAATCCATATTTTCTCCCAGCGTGTAGAGCATAGCGTTTAGCGCCGCGCCTGCCGGCGGGCAGGGATAGGAAATTCTATTGCAATGTCTTTGTTCTTTTGTATACGCTATACGCTATCCGCTAATTTTTTGCTATTTTTCACCCAATTTAAAAGCCCCCCGGCAAAAAGAATTTCTTTTTGTCTTGGGGTAAGATCATATTCAGCCTGAAACTTTTTTCCGTTTTCTTTTATTGTTACGGTTATCTCTTTGCTTTCCTTAATATTGTAAACCGCATCAGGAATATCAAGGGTCATTCCCGTCTCAATTATATCGTAGTCTCTATAATTTTGGAATGTTAAAGGCAAAATCCCAAAATTGATTAAATTTGCAAGGTGAATTCGGGCAAAAGATTTAGCTATTACTGCCTCAACGCCAAGATACCTGGGCGCAAGCGCCGCGTGCTCTCTTGATGATCCCTGGCCATAGTTTTCCCCGGCTATTATTACACCGCTTCCGAACTCTTTTGCGCGGCGCGGGAAGTCCTTATCTATCGCAGAAAAAGTGTATTCGCAAATCGCAGGCAGATTTGATCTTAAAGGCAGTATCTTTGCCCCGGCCGGAAGAATATGGTCCGTAGAAATATTGTCGCCCAGCTTTATCAATACCGGCGCTTTAATGCTGTCTGCCATCGGCCTGAATTTGGGCAAAGATCTGATATTTGGGCCGCGAATAATTTTTACATCTCCCGAACTCGTTGACGGTAAATGAAAGTATCCGTCATCAACTAAAAAAGTCTTGGGTAAAGATATTGCCGGCTTCGTTTTAAAAACATCTCTGGGATCAGTTATTTTTCCTCTAAGAGCTGATGCAACTGCAACTTCAGGCGAACAAAGATAAACTTTTGCATCTCTTGTCCCCGATCTTCCTTCAAAATTTCTGTTGAAAGTTCTCAAAGAAACCGCTCCGCTTGCAGGGGCCTGGCCCATTCCTATGCAGGGGCCGCACGAGCATTCAAGTATACGGGCGCCGCTTTCAATTATTGCCGCAAGGTCGCCTGATTTTGCAAGCATCGTCATAACCTGCCTTGACCCGGGCGAAATAATCAGGCTTACGTTGGGATTAATTCTTTTGCCTTTCAACAGTTTTGCTACCAACATCATATCCGAGAGCGAAGAGTTTGTGCATGAGCCGATTGCAACCTGGTTTACTTCTATGTCATTAACTTCTCTTACTTTGCATACGTTGTCCGGGCTATGTGGTAAAGCTATTAAAGGCTCTATTGTATTTAAATTTATTACTACTTCATCGTCGTAAGATGCGTCTCTGTCCGCTTCAAAAGCTTTATAATCTTTTTCCCTTTTTTGCATCTTTAAAAATTCTTTTGTCACCCTGTCTGACGGGAAAATGCTTGTTGTCGCGCCAAGCTCTGTTCCCATATTTGTTATGGTTGCTCTTTCAGGAACGCTTAAAGTTAAAACTCCCGACCCGGTGTACTCAAATATTTTTCCCCGCCCGCCTCTAACGGTAAATCTCCTCAAAAGCTCTAAAATAATATCTTTTGCGCTGACAAAATTTTTCAACTTTCCTTGCAAAAGAACCCTAACAATCTTCGGCATTGTTATGTAAAAAGCTTCACCTGCCATGGCAGTGGCAACGTCTAATCCACCCGCTCCGAAAGCAAGCATTCCTATTCCTCCCGCCGTCGGAGTATGCGAATCGGAACCTATCAGTGTATCTCCCGGTACGCCGAATCTTTCCAAGTGTACCTGATGGCAAATCCCGTTTCCCGCCGGAGAATAAATAATTCCGTATTTTGAAGCTATGGACTGCAAAAATCTGTGGTCGTCCGCGTTTT
It encodes the following:
- a CDS encoding aconitate hydratase codes for the protein MNLTQKIISKHLVSGNMELGQEIAIKIDQTLTQDATGTMACLEFESMEVIKTKTKISVSYVDHNTLQTGFENADDHRFLQSIASKYGIIYSPAGNGICHQVHLERFGVPGDTLIGSDSHTPTAGGIGMLAFGAGGLDVATAMAGEAFYITMPKIVRVLLQGKLKNFVSAKDIILELLRRFTVRGGRGKIFEYTGSGVLTLSVPERATITNMGTELGATTSIFPSDRVTKEFLKMQKREKDYKAFEADRDASYDDEVVINLNTIEPLIALPHSPDNVCKVREVNDIEVNQVAIGSCTNSSLSDMMLVAKLLKGKRINPNVSLIISPGSRQVMTMLAKSGDLAAIIESGARILECSCGPCIGMGQAPASGAVSLRTFNRNFEGRSGTRDAKVYLCSPEVAVASALRGKITDPRDVFKTKPAISLPKTFLVDDGYFHLPSTSSGDVKIIRGPNIRSLPKFRPMADSIKAPVLIKLGDNISTDHILPAGAKILPLRSNLPAICEYTFSAIDKDFPRRAKEFGSGVIIAGENYGQGSSREHAALAPRYLGVEAVIAKSFARIHLANLINFGILPLTFQNYRDYDIIETGMTLDIPDAVYNIKESKEITVTIKENGKKFQAEYDLTPRQKEILFAGGLLNWVKNSKKLADSV
- a CDS encoding glutamate-5-semialdehyde dehydrogenase; this translates as MDSEQMKKTIIAQAATAKIASRKLANLSSDDKNKILVAIADAIIKQKDDILFHNEIDVEAAKEAGISDALVDRLLMDEKRIKSAAQGLREVVDQKDPVGEIVADWTPPVGIHIQKVRVPLGVIGMIYESRPNVTIDATGLCLKAGNAVVLRGGSEAFNTNHMLIKIIAKSAYSAGLPEGSVQLIETTDREAILEMIKLDHLIDLIIPRGGEEMIKFVREHATVPVLAHGKGLCHTYIDKDADLEMAKKIAVNAKCQRPGVCNAMESLLVHKDVAEKILPDLCAEYNKNGVEVRGCPLTKKVVPSVVEATDQDWSTEYLDKILSVKIVNSLEEAINHVNKYGSGHSEAIVTKNQEAASKFLKDVDAAAVFHNASTRLHDGGVFGLGAEIGISTQKLHARGTMGVKELTTTKYLIYGNGEIRT